In Pseudoliparis swirei isolate HS2019 ecotype Mariana Trench chromosome 9, NWPU_hadal_v1, whole genome shotgun sequence, a genomic segment contains:
- the ccdc30 gene encoding coiled-coil domain-containing protein 30 isoform X4 produces the protein MRLQEDGLPPGASAEQQQRHLWRQLLAREAKLQSATQELQTLRTQQASEMKEVENYVAHIRGLLEERECRTSDYERDNEHLRQQLHQIGQHQESQSKELAEMLAQEDLGEMGLSSPSEQVAYLLVERATLLERLEAAERRLESQSLTVNFREVHHQERSHHTMGEELRQQTEDMQKTTDHLKKQCSSQSPWKKLFGLRRSGQSKHNITPAYDVQISLERNERQQLERDLEEASRRLAMAHQDIRRLTNELDAAKNNNLDQSGSELQETVQEVENLRKEVDKLKLCDMMKLQRAKEQNETLDVENTALRERVCTLESEKKKILDQLAINDQDVVTKEDQKDKSISSEQQNNLSGSSTQDKDYIHKRCQEAAEDSLIQMRELQRQLQRLRKEQEELEERNEELEAVLGETQNASKSERHRHDGELEGLHRRIRGLEAELKKQEVHEKMLKSGEEVKTTESFLQLPLRDSSQERLALLEARLTEEKDWRKQLEVDLNAAQAALKKDKEALQIGEREMKKLRLEVNSLQTECQQGKTLIKSLTQVKGEKVVLEEKVAKMERARSRLENELERSKNSSETQQNQLQLDQLQEQADRRTAELSSLQTTHNALREEMVSERLHTAELQTKLSSSVQEKLTTEGQRERLELEMQRLKEQLKWHQEQLSLTTETLPGSQTPEQQVCCSAAHLESRLSPVKRIQGECQELNDLQTKLGQERQLASQHQLSLQAQVKEAQARIMSQYSVLIQKAEEAKQMKQDLQRAQSLFTSAERELRYEKEKNIDLKKHNTLLEQEKLKLSAELKQVQTKLLQVEQSVHTQAAECERQQQKIKELELELARSSANRSTTTSLQEDLQAERARLIAVDKKVLDLQLQLKSAQHQLRVEEARAGESSRLERDSRDLSDTVSALRAQQQEEHITRKLLEQREEELQQQVRSLRLKEASMSRTNAELSHHAQQLDTRLAILEAELGKAREEARDSQKANHRLQEDLVASQLECDRQQGELQQVLLQLDTHIRKYNEKKSQYKTKLRYAKQVYLKETAQRDRIIQKLENDLVMAFSLSHKEKDRIHTVTEENEKLLEEKRELLRKMSDAEEMGSKGMRTAATVQHRVKVLEMENRQLQDRTLKLSNQVSSLERALRNVQSFYSLEAAKKVLPSERLCDGFLHTSTLSLPPGSCDPLDVLDAICRAKVSERAVVDGSQAPVSTQQASEQGYLNLTSPLVLPDPAGTK, from the exons ATGCGGCTTCAGGAGGATGGCTTGCCTCCAGGGGCCAGtgcggagcagcagcagcgccaccTGTGGCGGCAGCTGCTTGCTCGGGAGGCAAAGCTTCAGTCAGCCACTCAAGAGCTGCAGACCCTCCGGACCCAGCAAGCCAGTGAAATGAAGGAG GTGGAGAACTATGTTGCCCATATTCGAGGTCTGCTGGAAGAGCGGGAGTGTCGAACTTCAGACTATGAGAGAGACAATGAACACTTGCGACAACAGCTCCACCAGATCGGCCAACATCAAG AGAGTCAGAGCAAGGAGCTGGCGGAGATGTTGGCTCAGGAGGACCTCGGGGAGATGGGCTTGAGCAGCCCGAGTGAGCAGGTGGCTTACTTGCTGGTGGAGAGGGCCACACTTCTGGAGAGGCTGGAGGCTGCTGAGAGGAGACTGGAAAGTCAGAGCCTCACTGTCAACTTTagggaagtccaccaccag GAGCGGAGTCACCACACGATGGGGGAAGAGCTCAGGCAGCAGACGGAGGATATGCAGAAAACTACGGATCACCTGAAGAAG CAGTGTTCATCCCAGAGTCCATGGAAGAAGCTCTTTGGGCTGCGCAGGTCTGGTCAGAGCAAACACAATATCACCCCT GCCTACGATGTGCAGATTTCCCTGGAGCGAAATGAGCGCCAGCAGCTTGAGCGGGACCTTGAAGAAGCCTCTAGGAGGCTGGCGATGGCTCATCAGGATATTCGCAGACTTACCAACGAGCTGGATGCtgccaaaaacaacaacctagACCAAAGTG GATCTGAGCTTCAAGAAACGGTCCAAGAAGTAGAGAACCTAAGGAAGGAAGTGGACAAACTGAAACTCTGTG ATATGATGAAGCTGCAGCGAGCCAAAGAGCAAAATGAAACACTCGACGTTGAGAACACCGCTCTGAGGGAGAGAGTCTGCACTTTAGAgtccgaaaagaaaaaaatcctggACCAG TTGGCAATAAATGACCAAGATGTTGTGACCAAAGAGGATCAAAAGGACAAATCCATTAGCAGCGAACAACAAAACAATCTGTCTGGCTCTTCAACCCAAGACAAGGATTACATTCACAAAAG GTGTCAGGAGGCGGCAGAAGACAGCCTTATACAGATGAGGGAGCTGCAACGGCAACTCCAGAGGCTACGCAAGGAACAggaagagctggaggagaggaatgaGGAGCTGGAGGCTGTGCTAGGGGAGACCCAGAATGCCAGCAAGTCGGAGAGGCATCGCCACGATGGAGAACTCGAGGGACTACACAGGAGG ATCAGAGGCCTGGAGGCAGAGTTGAAGAAGCAGGAGGTCCATGAAAAAATGTTGaagagtggagaggaggtcaAAACTACAGAGTCCTTCTTACAATTG CCCCTTAGGGACAGCAGCCAGGAGAGACTGGCTCTTCTCGAGGCTCGTCTGACTGAGGAGAAAGACTGGAGGAAACAGCTGGAGGTCGACCTCAACGCTGCCCAGGCCGCCCTCAAAAAAGACAAGGAG GCTTTGCAGATAGGTGAGCGAGAGATGAAGAAGCTGAGGCTTGAGGTCAACAGCCTTCAGACCGAATGCCAACAAGGGAAAACACTCATCAAGAGCCTGACCCAAGTCAAGGGGGAGAAAGTAGTTCTGGAGGAAAAG GTGGCCAAGATGGAGCGCGCCCGCAGCCGGCTCGAGAACGAGTTGGAACGCTCCAAGAACAGTAGTGAAACCCAGCAGAACCAGCTTCAGCTTGACCAGCTGCAGGAGCAGGCGGACCGACGAACTGCTGAGCTCAGCAGCCTCCAGACGACACACAATGCCTTGAG GGAGGAGATGGTTTCTGAGCGGCTGCACACGGCCGAGCTCCAGACCAAGCTGAGCTCTAGTGTCCAGGAGAAGCTGACCACTGAGGGGCAAAGAGAGAGGCTGGAGCTTGAGATGCAGCGCCTCAAAGAGCAGCTCAAGTGGCATCAAGAGCAACTCTCCTTAACAACGGAAACGCTTCCGGGCAGCCAGACACCTGAACAGCAAGTGTGCTGTTCAGCAGCCCATCTCGAATCTAGGCTGAGTCCAGTGAAGAGGATACAGGGGGAGTGTcag GAGCTAAATGATCTGCAGACCAAGCTGGGGCAGGAGCGGCAGCTGGCCTCTCAGCACCAACTGTCCCTGCAAGCTCAGGTCAAGGAAGCCCAGGCTCGCATCATG TCCCAGTACTCGGTGCTGATCCAGAAGGCAGAGGAGGCTAAACAGATGAAGCAGGACCTGCAGAGGGCCCAGAGCCTGTTCACCTCAGCAGAGCGAGAGCTGCGCtacgagaaggagaagaacatcgACCTGAAGAAACACAACACCCTGCTGGAACAGGAGAAACTCAAA CTGAGTGCAGAGCTGAAGCAGGTCCAGACCAAGCTGCTCCAGGTGGAGCAGAGCGTCCACACGCAGGCTGCTGAGTGTGAGCGTCAGCAGCAGAAGATCAAGGAACTGGAGTTGGAGCTGGCACGCAGCTCTGCGAACCGCAGCACCACGACCAGTCTGCAGGAGGACCTGCAGGCCGAGAGGGCGCGGCTCATTGCTGTTGACAAGAAG GTGTTGGATCTGCAGCTGCAGCTTAAGAGTGCCCAGCACCAGCTGCGCGTGGAGGAAGCCCGGGCCGGAGAAAGCAGCCGCCTGGAGAGGGACAGCAGGGATCTGTCTGACACCGTGTCGGCTCTGAGAgcccagcagcaggaggagcacatCACCAG GAAGCTGTTAGAGCAGcgtgaggaggagctgcagcagcaggtgcGCTCCCTGAGGCTGAAGGAGGCCTCCATGTCGAGGACGAATGCAGAGCTCAGCCACCATGCCCAGCAGCTGGACACCCGCCTGGCCATCCTGGAGGCTGAGCTTGgcaaggccagagaggag GCAAGAGACAGCCAGAAGGCAAACCACAGGCTGCAGGAGGACTTGGTGGCCAGTCAGCTGGAGTGTGACCGACAGCAGGGAGAGCTGCAGCAAGTTCTCCTtcaactggacacacacatcag AAAGTACAATGAGAAGAAGAGTCAGTACAAGACCAAGCTGCGTTATGCCAAGCAGGTGTATCTCAAGGAGACTGCCCAGAGGGATCGCATCATCCAGAAGCTGGAGAACGACCTGGTGATGGCCTTCAGCCTCTCGCACAAG GAGAAGGACAGGATCCATACGGTGACGGAGGAAAACGAGAAGCTTTTGGAGGAGAAAAGGGAACTGTTGCGGAAGATGAGCGACGCAGAGGAAATGGGCAGCAAAGGCATGAGGACCGCCGCCACCGTCCAGCACAG GGTCAAAGTCTTAGAAATGGAAAACAGACAACTTCAGGATCGAACCCTGAAGCTCTCCAACCAAGTCAGTTCCTTAGAGCGTGCCCTGAGGAACGTCCAATCATTCTACAGCctggag GCTGCCAAGAAAGTGCTCCCCTCTGAAAGGCTCTGCGATGGCTTCCTGCATACGTCCACGCTGAG TCTGCCGCCAGGTTCGTGTGACCCCCTCGACGTCCTTGACGCTATCTGCCGCGCGAAGGTGTCCGAGCGCGCGGTGGTGGACGGCTCTCAAGCGCCTGTCTCCACACAGCAAGCATCCGAGCAGGGCTACCTGAATCTCACCTCGCCTTTAGTCCTTCCAGACCCCGCAGGCACAAAGTGA